Sequence from the Sanguibacter keddieii DSM 10542 genome:
GCTGACGGATGAGACGCTAAGGACCGAGGGTGACGCGACGGCGGTACCCGGGTGAACAGCAGGTGAACAGTGCACCGACACCTCGCCGCACGCCGCGCGCGGACGCCACGACAGGTCTATGGGGCTGGCGTCCGCCTCGGTGGGGCGACCGTCAGTCGTCGACGAGCTTGTAGCCGAGGCCGCGGACCGTGAGCAGGAGCTCGGGCGAGGCCGGGTCCGTCTCGATCTTGGCGCGCAGGCGCTTGACGTGGACGTCGAGCGTCTTGGTGTCGCCCACGTAGTCCGAGCCCCACACACGGTCGATGAGCTGCCCGCGGGTCAGGACCCGGCCGGCGTTGCGCAGCAGGAACTCGAGGAGGTCGAACTCCTTGAGCGGCAGCGAGACGAGCTCGCCGCGGACCGTCACCACGTGCCGGTCGACGTCCATCTGCACCGGGCCGGAGCCGACGAGCTCGTCGGCCTCGTCCTCGTCGACAGCTGCTGCGGGCTGGCGGCGCCGGAGCACGGCACGCACCCGGGCGAGCAGCTCGCGGAAGGAGTACGGCTTGGTCACGTAGTCGTCGGCGCCCAGCTCGAGCCCGACGACCTTGTCGATCTCGCCGTCCTTGGCGGTGAGCATGATGACCGGGACGTCGCCGCGCTGACGGAGCTCACGGCACACCTCGGTCCCCGAGAGGCCCGGGAGCATGAGGTCGAGGAGCACGAGGTCCGCGCCGCCCTCGTCGTAGGCCGCCAGCCCGGCTGCCCCGTCGGCGACCGCGACGACGTCGTAGCCCTCGCGGGTCAGCTGGTACGTGAGCGGCTCGCGGTAGGACTCTTCGTCCTCGACCACCAGGATGCGGGTCACGCATCCACCTCCTTGTCAGGGGCACCAGCATCGCTGGGCGTCGGAGTCTCGGCAGGCGCCGGGACGTGCGCTGCGGGGATCCGCAGCGTGAAGGTCGATCCCCGGCCCGGCTCGGACCAGATGCTCACGTCGCCGCCGTGGTCGGCAGCGACGTGCTTGACGATGCTCAGGCCGAGGCCGGTGCCGCCGGTGTCGCGGGAGCGCGCCGGGTCGACCCGGTAGAAGCGCTCGAACACGCGGCTCTGCTCGGCGGCCGAGATGCCGATGCCCTGGTCCACCACGGCGATCGAGACGAGGCCGTCCTCGGCGGAGACCCCGACCCCGACGCGCGTGCCGCCGTCGGAGTACGCGACGGCGTTGTCCAGCAGGTTGCGGACTGCCGTCACGAGCAGGGCGTGGTCGCCGTAGACGCTCAGGCCGGTGTCGGCGGCCACGGCGAGCACGACCTCCTTCGCCTGGGCCACCACACGCGCCCGGTCGGCCGCCTCGCGGATCACGTCGTCGACGCTGATCAGCCCGACCTCCTGGAGCGCGCCGGCCACCTGCAGCCTGGACAGCTCGATGATCTCGTGGACCAGGGCACCGAGGCGCATCGACTCCTTCTGCATGCGCCCGGCGAAGTGCCGGACGGCGTCAGGGTCGTCCGCCGCGTCCTGCATGGTCTCGGCGAGGAGCGCGATCGCACCGACCGGGGTCTTGAGCTCGTGCGAGACGTTCACGGTGAAGTCGCGGCGGATGGCCTCGATGCGGCGCGCCTCGGTGCGGTCCTCGGCGAGCACCAGCACGTGGCCCGCGTCGATGTTGGCCACACGCACCTGCAGCATCACCCGGCCGCGGCCGATCGGACCTCGAGGGAGCTCGAGCTCCTCGTCGGCGATCACGCCGTCCCGGCGGACCGCGGTGATCATGTCCTGGATGGAGGGGTGCACCACGGCGTCGTCACGGACGACGCCGAGCGCGTAGGCCGGCGGGCTCGCCCGGATGACGCGGCCGTCCGGTCCGAGCACCACGGCCGCAGAGCGCAGCACGGCCAGCACCCGGACCACACCGGGGTCCAGCTCGCCGGGCGCCTGCTCGGGCAGCCTGCGCTGCTGGTGCTCGCTGAAGCGGAACGCGAGCGCGGCGATCAGCCCGGTCAGCAGACCGAGCAGCCCCACGACGACGACCTCGTACCCATCCACGTGACCAGGGTACGGTCAGACATCGAGGACGACGGTGTGCCGGTGCGGCGCGGGGGGCGAGATCCTGCGGTTCACGAGGCGTGGCTTCATGAACTGTTCATCTACGCTCTGCGACGCGTTCACCCGTCGGTCTTCGCAGACACACCTGCACTTGGGACCATGGTCCATCACACCACGAGAGGGACGACATGCGTGAGATCTTCGAAGCCGAGCTCCAGCAGATCGGCGACGACCTGGCCGACATGAGCCGCCTGGTCGAGTCTGCGATCAGCCGGGCCGGCGTCGCGCTGCTCACGGCCGACCTGCAGCTGGCCCAGTCCGTCATCGCCGACGACCGCCGGATCGAC
This genomic interval carries:
- a CDS encoding sensor histidine kinase, with amino-acid sequence MDGYEVVVVGLLGLLTGLIAALAFRFSEHQQRRLPEQAPGELDPGVVRVLAVLRSAAVVLGPDGRVIRASPPAYALGVVRDDAVVHPSIQDMITAVRRDGVIADEELELPRGPIGRGRVMLQVRVANIDAGHVLVLAEDRTEARRIEAIRRDFTVNVSHELKTPVGAIALLAETMQDAADDPDAVRHFAGRMQKESMRLGALVHEIIELSRLQVAGALQEVGLISVDDVIREAADRARVVAQAKEVVLAVAADTGLSVYGDHALLVTAVRNLLDNAVAYSDGGTRVGVGVSAEDGLVSIAVVDQGIGISAAEQSRVFERFYRVDPARSRDTGGTGLGLSIVKHVAADHGGDVSIWSEPGRGSTFTLRIPAAHVPAPAETPTPSDAGAPDKEVDA
- a CDS encoding response regulator transcription factor, giving the protein MTRILVVEDEESYREPLTYQLTREGYDVVAVADGAAGLAAYDEGGADLVLLDLMLPGLSGTEVCRELRQRGDVPVIMLTAKDGEIDKVVGLELGADDYVTKPYSFRELLARVRAVLRRRQPAAAVDEDEADELVGSGPVQMDVDRHVVTVRGELVSLPLKEFDLLEFLLRNAGRVLTRGQLIDRVWGSDYVGDTKTLDVHVKRLRAKIETDPASPELLLTVRGLGYKLVDD